From the genome of Podarcis muralis chromosome 3, rPodMur119.hap1.1, whole genome shotgun sequence:
TGTCTTGCAGCCATTACCTGGGTGTCTCTGAGAGCTGCTCGCTGTTCAGCCGCCTTGAAATATTCTGCCAAAGAAAGAGAAGTCAGAGGATGCCTGGCTTGCTTGAGCTGCCATGAGCAGTGGGGAAGTGGAGCAGCCACAGGCAACGGGGAGCCTTAgtttgtggcggggggggggggtaaatcaaGGCCCACGCCGCCTGTTGCTTTCTGGTTGCAAAAGAGGACTGCTGCCCATAACTTCTGGCTCAGAGCCGCAGTCCAGCTGCAAGCTAGGAGCTGAGTCCAGCCCACCCCCCACCTATTTAACCACTGCCCCTTTACCTGCAGCAAGGCTAGGCCACAAGGTGGAGGCGGTTTCAGCTCCTCACTGGGGTGCTCTGCCTCCTGCAGCCCATTGCAGCCAGGCCCTGCGTGACCaacgagagagagagggggggggggagatgaacatCCCTGGAGGCAGCAAGAGGTTACAAGGACTGGCTGGCAAAGGGTTCTGCTGCCCCACAGCACAAGGAGAGAGGCCACTAGCCAGGCCATGGTAGCCCTTATTTCCGCTGTCCTCTGCCTAACCAGCCTCCAGGCATCAGCAACACAAGCTCCAAGGTTTGTCAGGGAGGATGGGGTGATCCCCTGAGAACACTGGtccttgcatatacagtggtacctctggatacaaatgggatccgttccggagccccgcccgcatcctgaagcgaacacaacccgcgcatgcactGCTTcagcgcatgcacgtgacatcattttgaccgtctgcgcgtGTACGAGCGGCTAAACCCAGAAGCAAagtgttctgttacttccgggtcgccgtggagcgcaacctgaaaatgctcaacctgaagcaatttcagcccgaggtatgactgtaccacagGGCTCTAGGACTGGTTGTACCCTCAACCAAAGCCCTGGAAATTATGGAGAACTCCCCTTGTTATAGGTCAGCAAATCTTCCGAGTATCAGCCAAGCCCAAAGCAAAAGTGCTCAGGCTGAATGCCAAGCTCCagagaggcagccatgcttctgagtaccatttgctggaacagccacaggagggaaaagggctcttgggctcagacCCCGCTGAggggttggccactgcgagaacaagatgctagactagatgggccactggcctgatccagcaggctgttcttaggaGAGCCTGCCACATCCCTTTCTCTACCTGGAACACCTCCAGGCCTCAGTGACGAAAGTGGGTCAAACAGCCGGCTTGCCGAcctgctgccacccccaccccccaaatacaggggcaggagctgctgctggctTTTTCTGAGCGGCTCCCACCCCCAGTGCCAAAACTGCCCCAGAGCCTCCATCTCTGCTCCTTTGCCCCAGCCTGAGAAAAGGCTCTCCCACCAAGGCCCTTGCCCTGGGTCAGTTTGCAAGGGAATAGAAAACACTGGTGTGTAtggctaatctgtggccctccaagggatgctggactgcagttcccatcatgccAGGCCATGGGCTGAGGAGAGATCAgaatctggcaatatctggagggtcgcaTGTGCCGCCTCCCCCTGCTGCCATTTGGGCAGGGCGTTCTCTGAAGAGCCCCCTCTTCTAAAACCAGTAAGTCTGAAGTTTTACATTATCTGACTGCACTACTGGCCACCCCTTTTAAaggataaaaaaaatgaaaggcttGAGTTTTACATGCTAACACGGAATACAGTTGCAATGCTGGGTTTTCTCAGTCACTTTGTGCCCTCgtgttccaccccccacccccaccccgggcaGCAATGCAAACTTCTGTCCAGAATCCTTAGTAGAAGCAGCTTCAACCCTCTGTTACTTACTGACAAATATTTAAAGGGTTACAACTGGAAAGAGACACGGAAGAAAGTACACATTTTAATACTTTGAAAGCAGCATGAGACCCAGATGAGGTGAAAAGCAGGGGGCACACttaacaagaaatcactcaaaacGTGATGCTGAGATTCGGGTGGGGACCCTCTGCTCAAATCTGCTTCCCAGGAAGACCCTGCAGGTCCTAGTCTTGCCCCCTGGAGAAGCAACAGAGAAGATGCACCATCCGCAGGCCTCACcacctcccatctgactggggacTTTTGGTAGGAGAAAGGAAGGCAAGAAGTtccctgcttctgctgcttccgTCTCTCGCCTGACTCAGGCATTGGCGGCACCTGAGAACTGGCAGGAAGGGGCCAGTTTTTGAGTGGCATGCCGGCCTCTGCCCCGGGCTTGCTCCAGCAGCCAAGGGGCTCACACTTGTGTTGCCAAGGCGGCCTTTAGTCAGGCTGGGTTGAACGAAGGAAGACGCACCTGTCATGTTGAGGGTGGCTGGGAGGGGGCAGGAGCCGAGGCCGGTCGGCAGCTGGAGGTGAGAGGCCGTCCTGGTGGAAGAAGAGAGAGGTGGGGGCGCCTGGATGTTGCTCACTGCTGCTCGCAGCAAGGACTGGTGCTGGTGACGGCGCTTCTCCTGGACGCGCGAGTCTGAGCAGGGAGAAAGGACAAGGCAAAGCCGAGTTCTGCGAGGGGGCAGCGGGGTGGCCCCATCGTGCACCTCCCCTCCTTCGCAGGGCTTGAACACATTTTGCCCAGAAGAAgccgggggtgggggaaatccatTCTCTTGTCTCCAACAAAGACCAGTTCTTGAGAACACGGCTGTTCCGTtcacttggggaggggggcagatctGTGCCACTATCTGCTGCCCCAAGGGAGCCCAAAGCGCCTGCACAGTGGCAGCCAATTCTGGAGGGCTGTCGGGCACCACACCACCGAGAACGGGGGCAGCAGTGGGGAGAGGCAGCGGCTCGGCTGGGGCGAAGTGGCCTTTTGAGGGCCTCCAACCTCAGCCCAGGGAGAAGCCCGTTTTGTGGGGGAGGCAGGGAACAGCAGCAGGTTGCTGCACCTGCAGAGCTACCAGGTGGTGAGCCCCGCCCCTCTTGATACACTCCCAAACCGGAAGCtttccttggggtggggggggcacaAATCCCACAATCCCTTAATGCATTCAGCGACTGCAttatatatatctctctctctatccagGCTATCTCTATCCTTCcttcagcagcaggaggaggaggaggaaagagggaggggaatcTCTGCAGCAGCAGCGCTAGGGCTGCTGAAGCCACACTCAGCTGCCTGCCTGTCCTTTGCCCAGGTCATTTCTCAGCACACCATTATCTTCTTCTCGAGGTGGCACTTGCCTGATGGTGCTCTATCAGCCCAACTGACCCCCGGCTGATCTCCTcgactgagggagggagggagggagggaggcagctaaTCCACGGGGGCAGCTGGCTGGGTCACCTTGGAGGCAGCAGAGCTGGTGATGGAGGACGGTTGGGCCTTGGCAGGGAGAGGCTCTCATCTTTGCCTGGGCACAAAGCAGCTCACTGGGCAGCCTCAATCAAATTACTCTTGGCATAATCTGACTCACAGGGCTACAAAGGATCCCAAAGGCCAGGGGTGGCCCAGGATGTTTTTGTGGGCAAAATGCTCAACACcactgcccccctccctgcccctgacATTGCCCCACACTGCTGCTGCCAGCTGCACCCTCACCTGCCGTGGCATCTACAGTGCCACAATGCAGCAGTAGCCGGGGTGGCAAGGGGGCGTTGGTGCAGGTGGGGCTGGCAGCGGTGCAACGGCAGGGAGCCCAAGGCAAACGGCTTCGCCTCGCCTCATGGAAGCACCCTGAGCTTCTTGCAGGAAGCGTGGGAGAGGAACGTGGCCACACGGTGCCTGGCCTGGAGAAACGCCCCCCTCCCTAGCAGGCGCCCTGCTGCTGGAgagctccctccttccctgcaggACCAGCTCACCTGCCGCTTCCTCAGGAGTAgcgccaccagcagcagcagcagcagcacaggcctCTGCCCAGCGCTCTACATAAGACCCCCACAGGTCCCCTGAAGCCTGGGGTTCCCCTCGGTTCAGAGAGCAGGGCGGGGGGCTCGGGTTGACTGGGGGCCAGCTCTCACAGGATGACTGGGATCTATTGTGGAACACTTTTATTTCacgagaaagagggagggagggagacagaaagagaaaaggcGAGGTTCTTGCAAGGCCGTCACTTCTGCCAGCGCAGCCACTCCCAGATCCTCCGGATTGCGCCCAGCACGGATCCTCCGCAGAGCTTACCTCGCACAAGTGCCAGCACCCTCGAGGCACCTTTTGGGGGGGGCTGGCCCATGCCCAGGGGGCCGTCGGGGTGGGAGCAGCTGAAGGTGAAGCTGGGCGAGGTCTTGACCTGTGGGGACGCCGCCTGCTGGTTGCTGCTGCTCCCGTTGGTGAAGCTGCGGCCCCGGCAGAGGGAGTTCTCGGAGCTGGAGGCAGAGACCCCGCTGGGAGGGAAGGCCAAAGGGAGGCGTCACCGCCGGGGCAGAAACCCAGCACGCCAGCCCTGCGAGGTGGCCCAGGAAGAGGCAGCCTCTGACGCACCAGGCTTCATTTCTCAAGGTGTCTGAATAGGGGCACGGGTGGGgattcccccgcccccccaggCCTCCATCACTGACTCTGTCTTGCAACATGACACTATCCCTCCTCAAGATCTACCCTTTAGCCTCTCGGTCCCTCTATCCTGCTGGAAAGAAGTACATGGGCAATGGGCACAAATGTGCATTCTCTCCCTGCATATTGCCAGCGTCACTGTCGTTGGGGGCGTAAAATGGACCCTCTTTGACCCCTGGGAAGCCCACCACAGGGAACCAAGGCTAGGGGAAAGGAGGCTTCTTTCTGCAAAATCTTACTGGGATCCAATGCTATCCCTTCAGACCAAGCCTGCCCCCTCCATGCTAAGACATACCTGCCCCATTTGAAAACTGCTGTTTCAAGCCTCGCAACCCTTCCTTGGGCCTGAAGGTGACTGAGTGGGCCACCCAAAAATGAGATTTAGCAGTACAGtaatttctgcactgcagggggttggactagatggcccttgggatcccttccaactctacaatcccatGATTCTACAATAATCCTCTGGGGAGAGGGGCTTCTGCCTGCTCTACTGCCTGCTTGGCAAAAGGTCAGctctggttctcctcctcctgagccttcgatgggaccaggaggaagaggcTTTGGCGGCAGCAGGCGCAGAAGAGCAGCAGGGCCCCAGGGGCGTGTGAGACATAAGCCAAGCCCTGCATCCTGACTAGAGCAGGAAGGCCTGTCAGAAGGGACCCTGGGAGCCCTGGCGTCACCCCACCGGCCTCGCCCCAGCCTCCGTACTTGGTCCCCTTGGGAGGAGTCTTGGCCCCCTTCCTCCGGGAGCAGCCGGCCACGCCCCTCATGCTGCGCACATGCTTCATCATCCAGGCACGGAGGTTGCTAAGGCAGCTGTGTTCGGAAAGGACGATCCGGGGCCAGGGGTTGCATTCGGCCATGTCCAGCGCTGCGATGGCCAAGGCCCTTCCCACCTGGGCACAGGGAGAGAGACACCAGGAACCCTGAGCACTGGGAGGCCCCAGGCAAATCACGGCTCTCGCAGGCAACGAGGAGAGGAAgacttgctgctgctttttcttttgcctGACCAAAACCACTCAAGGAGGCCCCATCCGCCCCTGGGGCAATTCCCTGGAATTAGGCACCCACTGATACCCACACATAGCTCATCTaataaagggggagggaggctgaTACCTGCTCAAAGAGCTCCACTGTGTATTTGGAGGGGAATgctggcagaggagggggggttgcccGCCCGTTATCGTGACAAGCGGCTGGAACTGCGTTGACAGACCGTCCCGTGTTGTAATTGCACTCCAGCGTGTAGCTAGAAGGAACAGAGGGGTTATAGGTTGCCTCCTGCAAACGTCTCTACGCGtcttacaaaaacacacacagtttaaaagacaGCAGTTCAATTCTTGTGAATGTTATCAATAAAACGTGTTCCTGTGGACACCCAGCTCCACTGACATGCTCACCACAGGCTCCCTCCCTTTTTAAAACTGATCCCACACCAAGAAGCAGCCTGGTAGGATAAAAGACATTTCCACCTGGCAGGGTTTAGGAACCACCAAGTATCAGGCCTTaacgggggaggggaagagggctaACTTTTGACCAAGGAGGAGGAGTCCCGGCTGCCCCCATGCCAGAAAGACCGATCAGACTATAACCACCCTAACCAACACACACTACCTCTGCCCAAATGCAGACTCCGATCCACAATAAACTGGGCCTCAGCCAGCACTGCCACTATGGATGCAAAACTACTTTGGCCACCCAACTCTCCCCGCCTGCCTATTCTGCCAGGATCCTCTAAGGAGCGGCTCTCACAGGAGGTGGGGACGGATGCTCCCGACCGTATTTATTCCACGGTCCAAATCAGCTCTGAGCTGATCTAGAAGGGGTCTCTCTTTACGGAGGCAGAATCTTTCATATTCtgaagctgtctgaaggcaggtGCGGAGCAGAAGGCATAAGTGGCTGGTCTGTTGGTGAGGCTGTGTCCTCTGCTCACCTGTGAATGATGCCCAAGGCCTTGTAGATGGCCACGCGCCCGCTGCCCTCCTTCGACTGCCCGTCCCGCTTGTCCTTGGCGTACATGTTCTTCTCCGAGAAGTTGCAGCCCGTGAAATCAAAGTGAGCAGAGTTCATGGCGATGAGCTTGGGGAAGAGCATGTTTTCAACCTGCGAGATCAACCAGAGAGGTTGCAGCTGCCGTTTCTCACCTACGCTCAGGCATAGCGAGCTGAGCTCACCCAATGCAACTAGCTCCAGCAGAGTCCCCAGTGCTACTCAGCAGCCACCCCCAGCAGGCAGCTGCCCCTCTCCAGCCCAGCTCAGCCTCCTGCCACAAGGCCAACACAACAGCTGGCTGGGCATGCGCAATGCAGCTGATGGAGTTGGGATCGCAGGCAGCAAATGATAGAGACCAGGAGAGGAAAAGGCTGAGGCTCAGCAGACCAAATGGAGACACCCAAGAAGGGGAGGAAGTCTGCAATGGCCTCCCAGATTGCGCCTAGAAATCAGAGAAAAAAGCACAGCAGCAGTAGCTGTTGCTCTTTCAGAGGCACTAGAGCCTTGGCTGGACTTGGAAGGGGGATCTTCAAACACTTCAAGCCTGGGACTGTGGGTTGTCCCCCCATCCCCTTCTTGCCCACTGTGGACTCACGGACCTCTGGctgctctccccttcctcctcacctGGTGAGCCTCTTCGAAGATGTTGTTCCCGTACATGAAGCAGCCTCTCTTGGAGGCGTGACCATGCAGGTCGACGTAGTAGGCCAGGCCACTCTGCTGCGGTGGGATGGCTTCCGGGGCGGGAGGAGAGCGGACCTCGGCTTTCTCCTCACAGAGCGTGGGAGGCAGGTCTTCCGAGAGGATCCAGACATCCTGGTCCTTGCTCCCTGGTGCCTCTGAGGGCTCGTGGTCCTGAGGCGAGGGGGCGCCAGCATCCCTGGGACAGTTGCGAAGGTTGTTGgccttctccagctctgagagggGGGCCTCCTCGCTGGGAGGGCAGTTGCGGGTGGAGCGCTGGTTGGCAGCCTTGGTGCCGAGGGGAGGGACGCAGGTGCGCCAGTCGGGTGAGCCTGGCTGGACGCGGTTATGGACGTGGTGATAGAGCATGACGGCCTTGGCCCCGTAGACGGCCGGGTGCAGATCAACGTCAGGGTTCAGATACTGGCGGTTGAGGTTCACGCCGCGGGAATCTGTCctgtggggaagaggaggagccagagggGTCAGCCACGCTGGGCAAAGACGCCTTCCTCCTGGGTACTGTCGCTTGGGTGTCTCAGGCAGGAAGAGTCAAGCACCAGCCACCACCAGCTCCCTTGAGATGGGTTGGGGGGTGCGAGAGGAACCCCCCACCCAAGGAGTGTCTCTCTCCAGGCCAACTGAACTGGCCAGTTGCCTTCGCCCAGCCTTCACCTAGCATGAGTCTGCAGCGACAGAGGCTTCCTAGAGGGATCTGTCCCACCAGCCTGGGACTTGAGCTGGGGCTGGCCACCCCTCTGTGTTTATGCTGGCTTTACTCACCGGTAATGGCCCCGCACCACTCCGTCCGGGTTCAGCATGGGGATGAGCTTGAAGACAAACATGCGGCGCAGCATCTGGGCCCGAGGGTCCTCTTCACGGAGGATGAACTCCAGGAAGCCGTTGAAGACGAAGCTGGAGGGTGTCTCTCCCGGGTGCACCCTGCTGCTTAGGAAGAACACCTGCTAGGGCAGTGGgggcacaaagagagagagagagggggaggatgATCTGCTCCTTTCCCAAACTGGACATCTTCCGGGGTCTCCGCAAGGACTCTTGCTCCTCTCAAAGCTACCACAACAGGCCTCCTGCCCACCCATCTGCTTGTGTGGTCATTTATTTCCACCCCACTTTGGAACTAGTTATCCCCAGGCATCAGTTAGAAGGCACTCACTCCTGCCTGCAGCCTCACCCAAAAGAAAGGGAGaagagaagcagaaggaaagaaaaagcggGAGGCTGGCAGATCCGAACTTGGGAGAGGCAGCTTTAAAAGGGGTTTTCTGTGCTCTGTTTAAGAAGAGCAGAGCTGGGGATGGCACAGATCAGGAGGAAGGCAAGAGGATGGCAGGAGGagatgagaggcacaaatacaagatgggtgacacctggcttgagagcagtacatgtgaaaaggatctaggagtcttggttgaccacaaacttgacatgagccaacagtgtgacgcggcagctaaaaaagccaatgcaattctgggctgcatcaataggagtatagcatctagatcaagggaagtaatagtgccactgtattctgctctggtcagacctcacctggagtactgtgtccagttctgggcaccacagttcaagaaggacactgacaaactggaacgtgtccagaggagggcaaccaaaatggtcaaaggcctggaaacgatgccttatgaggaacagctaagggagctgggcatgtttagcctggagaagaggaggttaaggggtgatatgatagccatgttcaaatatagaaaaggatgtcatatagaggagggagaaaggttgttttctgctgctccagagaagcggacacggagcaatggatacaaactacaagaaagaagattccacctcaacattaggaagaacttcctgacagtaagagctgttcgacagtggaatttgctgccaaggagtgtggtggagtctccttctttggaggtctttaagcagaggcttgacaaccatatgtcaggagtgctctgatggtgtttcctgcttggcagggggttggactcgatggcccttgtggtctattccaactctatgattctatgaggaggAAGACATATGGATGGTcaggaagacagagagagaacaGGGAAGGAACAAAGACCTAGGAGCCAGAAGCAGAAACTGTCATGGGATACGCTGAGGCACGATGAGCCAACACAGAGCAGGAAGGAGGCAGAAATcggaaagggtgggtgggtgaaactGGGGTAGTGGCTACAGAGAAAAGCACAGGCATAGAGGAAGATGCTCAAGAGGCAAACCAGGAAGGATGGCGTTGAGGTGCCTGCCTGAGGCAATGTGGGCCAAAAGGGCTTCCAGAAACAAGGGCAGGCCACGCTGCCCAAGCCCTATGCTCCCCACGTGGGCACCAGCAATGGCGGGGGATCCTGCCCAACAGGGGCGGCAGCAGCCAACTCACTCTCTTCCCCACGAAGCTGTGGGGCCGGGGGGTGTGCTTGTCCGGGAAGAGCTTCTCCAGGCGGGCCTCCCTCTCCTCCCGCAGACCGTGGAAGGAGCTGATGGTGAGCAGGTCCACGCGCAGCTTGTCCAGGGAGTAGCACAGCAGCTCCCGGTGGTAGTAGATGGAGTCCAGGGAGCTGCAGGTAGAGAGCAGAGCAGACAGCTTGTttcccagccagccatgccctgcaAGGCCAGAAGGAAGATTTGCTTCTAAagtctctttcttttcttaaagtttCTTTCCCACAGACTCCCCTTTGCCTGCCCAGCATGCAAGGAAGCCTCTTCTTTCCCACCCATGATCTGATTCCCACTCCAAGATCCCAAGGATCCTCCCTTGTGCTCCTTCCCTCACTCCTGTGATGAGGGAGGCGGCCAGAGCTTTCTGTCCTCTTCTCCCCCTGGAAAGCCAGGCTCTTGTCCAGAAGGGACCTCAAGGCAGCCTGACTTTGCGCCTGAGGCTCCCCTCTCCTGTCAGTGGGGCCACCTGGACCTTGCGAGGGAACCAAAGCAAGCACTTACGGTGTCCCCCGAAGCGGggcctccttcctcccctttgaGCGTCCTCCTTTAGGGCATTTCCTCGCTCTGTGGGCGGTGGGTCGCGGCTTCCCCTCCGCCTTCCGAGAGTCCGCACCTGCCTTTCGACTGACTGTGCTATAATGGTGGACATGGGTTTAGATGGGAAGGGAGGGTCTTCCTGCCTTCTCCtgaccctccaccccacccctttcactGGTTCTGACTCCACAACCCTGCCTCCCTCAACAACAGCAGACCAAAGGAGCCTCTTCCCCTCCCCGAACCTGACCAAGGCAGCCTCAGGTGAGAAGGCGGGAACAGGGGGATGGGGATCCTTTTCCCATTCAGACCAGCCTTGCCCTTGGGTCCCTGCCCATGCCAGGTATCTTGGAGAGCAACATAGGAAGTGCAAATGCCCAAGGCTGGCAGGCTGGCAAAGGGGCAGAGTCCCCAGCCTCGCCAGCCAGTCTGTCTAGACAGGGGCCTGCAGCTGTCACTCTGGCTTCTTGCCGCTAGGCTAGCAGAGGCCACTGCAGATATAGAAGGGCAGGCAGCTGGCAGGCCCCAGCAGCCCCTTCGCTCAGGCTGAGCAGACCTTCCTTCATGCAATGCTCATTTCGCCCAAGGAATACTCCTTTGGACTTGACCAGGTCATGGAGTGAGCTCAGATAACTAAGGAAGAAATCTGCACTGCTCGGAAGCAGCCGTGTCCCTCACACCACCCAGCAATGGCTGTTCCATTCATGCCCTGCATCCAGGCTGCCAAGGAGGCTCTGGCTAGCCATTTCTGGACTGGAGAGGCCCTTTCCCAGGAGGGCTATTCTTCTGCCCGCAAGTGCTGCCAAGGCAGGAGGTGGCAACagagcccaaaggaaagcagctggTCAAGAAGAGCCCTGCCCAGCCTCAGCCCAGGAGGGCTCCTGCAGGCTCCACTTTTGTGGAAAGCATTCAGAGCCCCCTTCTCTCATTAAAGAAAGCATCCTGAACAACATAGCACAActaaacacatacaacaaaacaCATCTTCAAACAACAGCCAGCTGGGGGAAAGGCAACACAGCAGAAACCAGCAGAAATAAGGCGGCGTTTGTGCAAAAGCCGCTCTGTCCCCTGAGCACTTTCAGgagtgtagtgatcaggtgggattgctatgaggaattataacaaatatagagtaagccatctgtgtcaggaatgaaagcattgtgttgactgggtctaaactattttgatatgattcttgaccaatccacacctctgcatccctgttccatttctctttcttgaccaGTCACGTACACTgccagttgcttcgccaggcaggcatcctgggtcatcagagacagtgggcagtttctttgatgtagcttttctgatatgttaatcttaggatgttaatcttagggccaggaaacagatctcacctgaaggtgataatgatcgctgtcttcctggccatccttcttatcatgtatattgcttgtttatcacctcccagggttgccaaatgcactcctttgtagttctgttttatTTAGCCCATGCTTAATTAGTTTCGGTAGTTTAACTctgtccccacgtggggtttgttgaaatgctcagaagagatctgattggttcttacgaacactctgtaaaaagttcttttgtgaataaaacgacctgggccaagggGTAGAGGGGCAGAGATTATTATaggcacccttcccagagtcttgctggttcaagcctctgtgtgtattcttattaatcagagttcaatccttcctttactttggaaACGCCTCAAggagcaagggggggggcagggagctagGAGGGAAAGGGCCAAAGGGAGTTCCTGGGGACGGTTACCAAGGAACTGCAAACAAGCACAGGTGGGAAAGGAGCCAAGTGTTCCAGGCAGTGCCAGAGGCTGCACCAAAAGGGAGACAGAGAGTCCCCGCTAGGATCTTTGCCATGACACAGAACCCTGGGAGAGACTCACAGTCCAACAAAGGACCTATCTCAGGGCACCCCAGTAACCTCCCTGGCAACACCCCAACTCTTCCCCACCTAAGGAGTTTGGCCAACTTCGCAGGAGCCGGTGTGCAGTGACCAAGTgggttggggggcagagaggaggatggCAGCCATGTGTCAGAGGCCAGGCTCACCTGCTAGCAGAGAGGTGCCTGCACTCTGCAAAGTGGGCATCCAGCTGTGCCAACATTTCCTGGCACTCTGTGTATGAGAAGGGGTAGCAGAAGGCAAAGAAGGTGGTGGCACCTCGGCAGTCCAGGAAGCGGTGCACAAAAGAGAGGACAAACTGGGTTTCCACCATCTGTACAgggaaaagaaaggcaaaacGGGCACTGAGTGGCCACTGCCCAGGCATAATCCTTGTGGCTGGAGCACGACAGACATCAACCAACAGACGCAGCCTGCTGTTGTTCAGGGCTGGGCTGAAGAGTCTTTGCTCTCTGCCACGACCTGAATCGGATACCTGGCAATGGACGCCATGTTCACAGCCCACCTGCCAGGTCTCCTGACCTTCAGCACTCTGCCCTACACTTTTGTGGCAGGGTCATAACAAAGCCTGTTGTGGGGAGAGGGTCATTTCGCTGCTCAGAGGCCATTCAAGGGGCCAGGGAAAGGAGGCAGAGAGGGGAATGATCCTGGCTAACATCCGGGACTCTTGCTAGGAGGATGGTGTAGGCCAGGGGCTGCCCTCAGTGCCAGCCTCAGGGTCATGCCGTTGCTCCCTAGCATGACTGTAGGGAGCCCAACGGAAGCCTGGCATACATAACCTGGAGTCTA
Proteins encoded in this window:
- the AGBL5 gene encoding cytosolic carboxypeptidase-like protein 5 isoform X5; its protein translation is MEVRCGGLLFSSKFDSGNLAHVEKVEHLEGDGDGAGNGGSGSSSTSATSMVFGTSLPIADYEFNVWTKPDCGDTEYENSNRSWFYFSVRGGAPGKLIKIHIVNMNKQTKLYSQGMAPLVKTVPIRPRWERIRERPAFEMVETQFVLSFVHRFLDCRGATTFFAFCYPFSYTECQEMLAQLDAHFAECRHLSASSTVSRKAGADSRKAEGKPRPTAHRARKCPKGGRSKGRKEAPLRGTPSLDSIYYHRELLCYSLDKLRVDLLTISSFHGLREEREARLEKLFPDKHTPRPHSFVGKRVFFLSSRVHPGETPSSFVFNGFLEFILREEDPRAQMLRRMFVFKLIPMLNPDGVVRGHYRTDSRGVNLNRQYLNPDVDLHPAVYGAKAVMLYHHVHNRVQPGSPDWRTCVPPLGTKAANQRSTRNCPPSEEAPLSELEKANNLRNCPRDAGAPSPQDHEPSEAPGSKDQDVWILSEDLPPTLCEEKAEVRSPPAPEAIPPQQSGLAYYVDLHGHASKRGCFMYGNNIFEEAHQVENMLFPKLIAMNSAHFDFTGCNFSEKNMYAKDKRDGQSKEGSGRVAIYKALGIIHSYTLECNYNTGRSVNAVPAACHDNGRATPPPLPAFPSKYTVELFEQVGRALAIAALDMAECNPWPRIVLSEHSCLSNLRAWMMKHVRSMRGVAGCSRRKGAKTPPKGTNGVSASSSENSLCRGRSFTNGSSSNQQAASPQVKTSPSFTFSCSHPDGPLGMGQPPPKGASRVLALVRVFHNRSQSSCESWPPVNPSPPPCSLNRGEPQASGDLWGSYVERWAEACAAAAAAGGATPEEAADSRVQEKRRHQHQSLLRAAVSNIQAPPPLSSSTRTASHLQLPTGLGSCPLPATLNMTGPGCNGLQEAEHPSEELKPPPPCGLALLQNISRRLNSEQLSETPRLEILMPRPSRIPIRRRPAGQSQHLLRLSGCSDDSSLKVWKYAPSQLPAQSSLPEFPLDVPELTVTGGQREEPLFLCKPPDVLLDEHIPGQADPPQLTYHKILSFCTEA
- the AGBL5 gene encoding cytosolic carboxypeptidase-like protein 5 isoform X6; its protein translation is MEVRCGGLLFSSKFDSGNLAHVEKVEHLEGDGDGAGNGGSGSSSTSATSMVFGTSLPIADYEFNVWTKPDCGDTEYENSNRSWFYFSVRGGAPGKLIKIHIVNMNKQTKLYSQGMAPLVKTVPIRPRWERIRERPAFEMVETQFVLSFVHRFLDCRGATTFFAFCYPFSYTECQEMLAQLDAHFAECRHLSASSTVSRKAGADSRKAEGKPRPTAHRARKCPKGGRSKGRKEAPLRGTPSLDSIYYHRELLCYSLDKLRVDLLTISSFHGLREEREARLEKLFPDKHTPRPHSFVGKRVFFLSSRVHPGETPSSFVFNGFLEFILREEDPRAQMLRRMFVFKLIPMLNPDGVVRGHYRTDSRGVNLNRQYLNPDVDLHPAVYGAKAVMLYHHVHNRVQPGSPDWRTCVPPLGTKAANQRSTRNCPPSEEAPLSELEKANNLRNCPRDAGAPSPQDHEPSEAPGSKDQDVWILSEDLPPTLCEEKAEVRSPPAPEAIPPQQSGLAYYVDLHGHASKRGCFMYGNNIFEEAHQVENMLFPKLIAMNSAHFDFTGCNFSEKNMYAKDKRDGQSKEGSGRVAIYKALGIIHSYTLECNYNTGRSVNAVPAACHDNGRATPPPLPAFPSKYTVELFEQVGRALAIAALDMAECNPWPRIVLSEHSCLSNLRAWMMKHVRSMRGVAGCSRRKGAKTPPKGTNGVSASSSENSLCRGRSFTNGSSSNQQAASPQVKTSPSFTFSCSHPDGPLGMGQPPPKGASRVLALVRDSRVQEKRRHQHQSLLRAAVSNIQAPPPLSSSTRTASHLQLPTGLGSCPLPATLNMTGPGCNGLQEAEHPSEELKPPPPCGLALLQNISRRLNSEQLSETPRLEILMPRPSRIPIRRRPAGQSQHLLRLSGCSDDSSLKVWKYAPSQLPAQSSLPEFPLDVPELTVTGGQREEPLFLCKPPDVLLDEVWLPCSRCPPLEPPPCRPKRKKKKPKRLHRGIGSGHPPP